One SAR324 cluster bacterium DNA window includes the following coding sequences:
- a CDS encoding GYD domain-containing protein, with the protein MSLYLVRGKYSNVAFKGMVDSPQDREAAARKLFAAVGVDMQSVYFSVSTAEIVVIAESNTESMTAEEMVTMSTGTFTRFEGIEVIDSKSMTSAMETANKVVSAYQAPNK; encoded by the coding sequence ATATCTTTATATCTTGTCAGAGGAAAGTACAGCAATGTAGCATTTAAAGGAATGGTGGATAGCCCACAAGACCGAGAAGCTGCTGCTCGTAAACTCTTTGCCGCAGTTGGAGTCGATATGCAAAGTGTCTATTTTAGTGTGAGTACTGCAGAGATTGTAGTGATTGCAGAAAGCAACACAGAAAGTATGACAGCTGAGGAAATGGTAACGATGTCTACAGGAACTTTTACCAGATTTGAAGGGATTGAAGTCATTGATTCCAAATCGATGACTTCCGCGATGGAAACTGCTAATAAAGTGGTTTCTGCGTACCAGGCACCGAATAAATAA
- a CDS encoding DUF3237 domain-containing protein, which yields MNFEKLFEMTVNLPHSYDMGDLPTGHRMFIETAGGTFKGPSIQGIVRNSMGGEWGTINDSGCLVLDVRLTLETDDGALIYLEYTGRWVINEKTQKALAGEISTEYGDHYAFTNPRMQTSSEKYKYLNNLFCVAKGKLSPGKVSYDCYKIDN from the coding sequence ATGAATTTTGAAAAACTTTTTGAGATGACAGTTAATCTACCGCATTCATATGATATGGGAGATTTACCTACTGGTCACAGAATGTTTATTGAAACTGCAGGTGGAACATTCAAAGGTCCGAGTATTCAAGGTATAGTGCGAAATTCTATGGGTGGAGAGTGGGGCACAATTAATGATTCTGGATGCCTAGTTTTAGATGTCAGACTAACATTAGAAACTGATGATGGGGCTCTTATCTATTTAGAGTATACAGGTCGTTGGGTAATTAATGAAAAAACCCAAAAAGCACTTGCCGGAGAGATTTCTACAGAATATGGTGATCATTACGCATTCACTAATCCAAGAATGCAAACTTCTTCAGAAAAGTATAAGTACTTAAATAATCTGTTTTGTGTAGCAAAAGGTAAGTTGTCTCCAGGAAAGGTTTCTTACGATTGCTATAAAATAGATAACTAA
- a CDS encoding DUF3303 family protein, which produces MLFKISYSIKEELIHVTQTQFAGGEEKWYGMKLIGRWHEPSSTGFMVVETDDYQAVMKYCQQWNRTCHLEVTPVGTDADAAATLSETLKP; this is translated from the coding sequence ATGTTGTTCAAGATCTCTTATTCCATCAAGGAAGAACTGATTCATGTCACTCAGACTCAGTTCGCCGGTGGAGAGGAAAAATGGTACGGCATGAAGCTGATCGGTCGCTGGCATGAGCCATCCAGCACAGGCTTCATGGTAGTGGAGACGGATGATTACCAGGCAGTCATGAAATATTGCCAACAATGGAACCGCACCTGTCACCTGGAAGTGACTCCTGTCGGTACGGATGCCGATGCAGCTGCAACGCTCTCAGAGACTTTGAAGCCATAA
- a CDS encoding cupin domain-containing protein, translating to MSSLMKANFADSQDVRTPDKTRMAVVELNGQMASQLRLQPGWKWSECIKPLAGTESCQKSHVGFIQQGQLHVISDDGSELDVKAGDFYVFGPGHDGWVVGDEEVIAYEFEGSTAATYAKG from the coding sequence ATGAGTAGTTTGATGAAAGCCAATTTTGCGGACTCTCAAGACGTTCGTACTCCAGACAAGACTCGGATGGCAGTGGTTGAGTTGAATGGCCAAATGGCCTCTCAGCTCCGCCTGCAACCAGGTTGGAAGTGGTCTGAGTGTATCAAACCACTGGCTGGAACTGAGTCTTGTCAGAAATCACATGTTGGTTTCATTCAACAAGGTCAACTCCATGTAATTTCAGATGATGGTTCCGAGTTGGATGTGAAGGCAGGTGATTTCTATGTTTTTGGTCCTGGTCACGATGGTTGGGTTGTTGGGGATGAGGAAGTGATCGCCTACGAATTCGAGGGTTCTACGGCAGCCACTTACGCCAAAGGCTAA
- a CDS encoding GYD domain-containing protein, with protein sequence MIYVTYGKMSKEGLNGLTAKPENRAEALGKMVDALGGKLIDYYFLLNGGIDFIIVSEFPDDQNVNELSLIDALLVRGSGAIESITTLPALRAADAVPLFERAKALQEASTYSKPGS encoded by the coding sequence ATGATCTATGTGACCTATGGCAAGATGAGCAAAGAGGGCCTCAATGGGCTGACTGCAAAACCAGAAAACCGTGCAGAAGCGCTCGGAAAAATGGTAGATGCTTTGGGTGGTAAGTTGATTGACTACTATTTTTTGCTCAATGGTGGGATCGATTTCATTATCGTCAGTGAGTTTCCTGATGATCAAAATGTCAACGAACTCAGTTTGATTGATGCTTTGTTGGTTCGAGGATCAGGCGCTATTGAATCAATCACCACTCTTCCAGCATTGCGAGCTGCAGATGCAGTGCCGCTCTTCGAACGAGCAAAGGCGTTGCAGGAAGCTTCTACCTATTCTAAACCAGGAAGTTGA
- a CDS encoding DUF3764 family protein: MRLLINFEISKSYAEWKAVFDEHKAARDAANIKDVFVGVEAANLQKVHLMFEVADMATMQAFMQSPENAATIEKAGHIVESTVMVPLAD; the protein is encoded by the coding sequence ATGAGACTCTTGATCAATTTTGAAATCTCCAAAAGTTATGCTGAGTGGAAAGCAGTCTTTGATGAACACAAAGCCGCCAGAGACGCTGCCAATATCAAAGACGTTTTCGTAGGTGTCGAGGCTGCTAATCTGCAGAAAGTCCATTTGATGTTTGAAGTGGCAGACATGGCCACAATGCAGGCCTTCATGCAGAGTCCAGAGAACGCCGCCACTATTGAAAAAGCAGGACACATTGTTGAATCGACCGTAATGGTTCCCCTAGCAGATTGA
- a CDS encoding TetR/AcrR family transcriptional regulator: protein MRERQSEILMLAGEMIQTKGYDSFSYNDLSLRLGIRKASIHHHFPKKQELGLAYLKYRFELAKDIENQLRNSRMNSLQKLQAFLDLGVKSIEEKKICPVSSFQADRWNINEEMKGVLTKIEETEISMLTSILEDGRSSEELFFVGETKDQANLVLSSMKGAILYAQGQGLDFYQRTMNQVVANLQGSPSA from the coding sequence ATGAGAGAGAGGCAGTCAGAAATTCTCATGCTAGCTGGGGAAATGATTCAGACCAAAGGCTATGACAGCTTCAGCTATAATGATTTATCCTTGCGGCTGGGGATCCGTAAGGCCAGTATCCACCACCATTTCCCGAAAAAGCAGGAACTGGGTTTGGCTTACTTGAAGTATCGATTCGAGCTCGCTAAAGATATTGAAAATCAATTAAGGAATTCCAGAATGAATTCCCTCCAGAAGCTTCAGGCTTTTTTGGATCTGGGAGTCAAATCGATTGAAGAGAAAAAAATCTGTCCTGTGAGTTCATTCCAAGCAGATCGTTGGAACATTAACGAAGAAATGAAGGGAGTGCTGACCAAGATTGAAGAGACTGAGATATCTATGCTGACCTCGATTCTCGAAGATGGCCGATCCAGCGAGGAATTGTTCTTTGTAGGTGAAACCAAGGATCAAGCAAACCTTGTCCTGTCCTCCATGAAGGGTGCGATTCTCTACGCACAGGGACAGGGGTTGGATTTCTACCAGCGCACAATGAACCAAGTTGTCGCAAATCTTCAGGGTTCTCCTAGCGCCTGA
- a CDS encoding multicopper oxidase family protein: protein MKRRDLLKWSGLLATTPFLKHTSVRAEASQRIVEFDLTAKESVQNLAGPDNPDTRLWLYNDRLGGPFLKAHQGDLLQVRFRNQLSVPSTIHWHGIRNVNAMDGVAGLTQDPVPPGGEFTYTVPLKDAGTYWYHAHTMAWEQVARGLYGPLIVQGNDDIEVDQELVLIMDDWRLDENAQIDEASFRNMHDWSHNGRLGSWFTINGRLQPQFPISGGSRLRLRLINAANARVLRLKLEGSQGTVIALDGYPCEPFPLDERGLELATAQRMDVLVDAGPDVFKLQEVSTSQTLTAASFVPDVTTRFSFPRPALRLPSVPLPKLELQQARRIPIHMQGGAMGNLREVTYQGETIPLQEAVRQHQKVWAFNGQMMQATSRIADLELGEWVALELWNDTAWPHAIHLHGHHFWIEGKGTILPQKRDTYLMDPGEQAHLFFVADNPGLWLFHCHMLEHHISGMGGVFNVT, encoded by the coding sequence TTGAAACGCAGAGATCTTTTAAAGTGGTCTGGTCTACTCGCCACGACTCCCTTCCTAAAACACACTTCTGTTCGAGCTGAGGCATCACAACGAATCGTAGAATTTGATCTCACCGCCAAGGAGAGTGTGCAGAACTTGGCTGGCCCAGATAATCCGGATACTCGTCTCTGGCTCTACAATGATCGGCTGGGTGGCCCTTTCCTGAAAGCCCACCAGGGTGACCTGTTGCAAGTACGCTTTCGGAACCAGCTATCTGTTCCCAGCACCATTCACTGGCATGGGATCCGGAATGTCAACGCGATGGACGGAGTCGCCGGTTTGACACAGGATCCAGTGCCGCCCGGTGGTGAATTCACTTACACCGTACCGTTGAAAGATGCCGGGACCTACTGGTATCACGCTCATACGATGGCCTGGGAGCAGGTTGCTCGTGGGTTGTATGGTCCGTTGATTGTCCAGGGTAACGATGATATCGAAGTTGACCAGGAGTTGGTGCTGATCATGGACGATTGGCGGCTAGATGAGAATGCGCAGATTGATGAAGCGTCCTTCCGCAATATGCACGACTGGTCTCACAACGGCAGATTGGGAAGTTGGTTCACGATCAACGGGCGGCTACAACCTCAATTTCCTATCTCTGGTGGGAGCCGCTTACGCTTGCGCCTGATCAACGCTGCCAATGCTCGAGTTCTTCGGCTAAAGCTGGAAGGTTCTCAGGGAACAGTGATTGCGCTGGATGGTTACCCCTGTGAGCCCTTTCCCCTTGATGAGCGTGGGTTAGAGTTGGCGACCGCTCAACGGATGGATGTTTTGGTGGATGCAGGACCTGATGTATTTAAGTTACAGGAAGTCAGCACGAGCCAAACTCTGACTGCTGCCTCTTTTGTTCCGGATGTAACCACTCGATTTTCCTTCCCAAGGCCGGCACTGCGCTTGCCATCGGTGCCACTACCGAAGTTGGAGTTGCAGCAGGCCCGGCGTATTCCCATTCATATGCAGGGGGGAGCAATGGGCAATTTGCGTGAGGTAACATACCAGGGAGAAACCATTCCGCTTCAGGAAGCCGTGCGACAACACCAGAAAGTTTGGGCTTTCAACGGTCAAATGATGCAGGCGACCAGCCGCATTGCGGACCTTGAGCTGGGAGAATGGGTGGCTTTGGAACTCTGGAATGATACGGCTTGGCCACATGCGATACACTTACATGGACATCACTTTTGGATTGAGGGAAAAGGAACCATTTTGCCACAAAAAAGAGACACTTATTTGATGGATCCGGGAGAGCAGGCCCACCTCTTTTTCGTGGCAGACAATCCTGGGCTTTGGCTCTTCCACTGCCATATGTTGGAGCACCATATCTCAGGAATGGGAGGTGTTTTTAATGTTACTTGA
- a CDS encoding copper resistance protein CopC produces the protein MASLTKKWSNFQLLVTSILVLFWAGLGWAHSKQESTVPANNAVLMEAPAELVLNFDKPMRITKLALSDQSGKDYEVQRTDQMKHVLKLVAQLDPVPNGEYKVDWRGLSEDGHPMKGTFSFTLK, from the coding sequence ATGGCAAGCCTCACTAAAAAATGGTCCAATTTTCAGCTCCTAGTCACAAGTATCCTAGTGCTTTTTTGGGCTGGGTTGGGCTGGGCTCACTCCAAGCAGGAATCCACAGTTCCAGCTAACAATGCGGTTCTAATGGAAGCTCCAGCAGAGTTGGTTCTGAATTTCGACAAACCCATGCGGATCACCAAGCTAGCGTTATCTGATCAATCTGGCAAAGACTACGAAGTTCAACGCACCGATCAGATGAAGCATGTTCTGAAGCTAGTTGCTCAATTGGATCCTGTGCCCAATGGTGAATACAAGGTAGATTGGAGGGGACTTTCAGAAGATGGGCATCCAATGAAAGGAACCTTCTCTTTCACCCTGAAGTGA
- a CDS encoding CopD family protein codes for MILQEIWLALEALDEFSLSTIAAKTLAYWTTLVAAGSALNLLWLHETAPQVIPLLRWFGLICAVLALLLNFSLIPLQASYLMGEWYAFQDPMMLQVAWESPLGDSLLLRGIGLLLLLFIIRPSTLTRGISVLGCGLIALSFAFQGHSLSEPRWLLVSLITLHLLGLSFWIGGFAPLAKLAKLQESVTGAAAQQFGKISVWNVLLLALAGSALLWFLTEGNWNVLWTAYGQLFVLKLLGFLGLLGLAALNKLALTPALLRNDPKAYGRLRLSISIEMFFALLILVITATLTTVGIE; via the coding sequence GTGATTCTGCAAGAGATCTGGTTGGCCTTGGAGGCTCTCGATGAATTTTCTCTCAGTACTATCGCTGCTAAGACGCTGGCCTACTGGACCACTCTAGTGGCTGCTGGCTCAGCGCTGAATTTGCTCTGGCTCCATGAAACGGCTCCTCAAGTGATCCCGCTGCTTCGTTGGTTTGGCCTAATCTGCGCTGTCCTTGCGTTGCTTCTCAACTTCTCACTGATACCCTTACAAGCAAGCTACTTGATGGGAGAATGGTACGCCTTTCAAGACCCGATGATGCTCCAGGTTGCCTGGGAAAGTCCCCTTGGTGACAGCCTCCTTTTACGGGGGATTGGGCTCCTATTACTGCTTTTCATCATTCGTCCAAGCACGTTGACTCGGGGTATCTCTGTTCTTGGATGTGGTCTGATTGCCCTCTCCTTTGCCTTTCAAGGACACTCTCTCTCTGAACCACGCTGGCTACTAGTGAGCTTGATCACTCTTCATCTGCTTGGTTTGAGTTTCTGGATTGGGGGATTTGCTCCCTTGGCAAAACTGGCCAAACTACAAGAATCCGTGACAGGAGCAGCTGCTCAACAATTTGGAAAGATTTCCGTTTGGAATGTACTTTTGCTAGCGCTGGCAGGATCTGCATTACTCTGGTTTTTGACGGAGGGCAATTGGAATGTCCTGTGGACCGCTTACGGTCAACTTTTTGTTCTCAAGCTTCTTGGATTTCTGGGGTTGCTTGGACTGGCTGCATTGAACAAACTGGCTCTGACTCCAGCTTTGCTGCGAAATGATCCAAAAGCCTACGGTAGACTTCGTCTGTCCATCTCCATTGAGATGTTTTTTGCTCTATTAATTCTGGTGATTACGGCAACGCTAACCACCGTAGGAATAGAATAA
- a CDS encoding TolC family protein, producing the protein MSILDFRVGPRGLRMTAVLCVLLLFKVQTVSAQSTWQDANRLVDALGGWRTYLQERATAPENYPKIPSTEEMIRLKEVLEFPNSTVERVAQRRLESERARIRSAPLSPPTLSYAVTESEDERSQEWGIHLPIGAWFERSSSLASDDRSWGTALSEALRLESLHSRSLSYAEAVAAKAELIQTLDRLEISRILEEFLKRQRSIQAIPEGELLAIRMELVDAEAQADLANARLLRTLEELAYQLGLSVEETDSLVDRLPLEPEVIPELHTVPKVRLDLQQSRDLIALRESEQGRATVSQWMGGLELGWMQEQSDAGHESRTVEISWRLPFGGEGSKRSQISQFQLEEAQAELELRHLQIKQEQREVERQKEIANNHLIRAKAGQEDAELWMEEQLYRYNGMLIGPHELLQAASRLRSARSRLIQAQQGQFIAQIQAHFSQAIAINLQPNATAAPMESAASGGH; encoded by the coding sequence ATGTCGATTCTGGATTTTCGTGTGGGTCCACGAGGCCTGCGCATGACTGCAGTACTGTGTGTACTGTTGCTCTTCAAAGTCCAAACTGTTTCTGCACAATCTACCTGGCAAGATGCCAACCGCCTTGTAGATGCCCTGGGCGGTTGGCGCACTTACCTCCAGGAGCGTGCAACTGCACCTGAAAATTATCCTAAAATTCCAAGCACTGAGGAGATGATACGTCTCAAAGAGGTGCTTGAATTCCCTAACTCTACTGTTGAGCGAGTTGCCCAGCGTCGGCTGGAAAGTGAGCGGGCAAGAATTCGTTCTGCTCCCCTCTCTCCACCAACATTGAGTTATGCAGTCACTGAAAGTGAGGATGAACGCAGTCAGGAGTGGGGCATTCATCTTCCTATTGGGGCGTGGTTTGAACGCTCCAGCAGCCTAGCTTCTGATGATCGTAGCTGGGGAACTGCATTATCAGAAGCATTGCGGTTGGAAAGTCTTCACAGTCGTTCGCTGTCCTACGCTGAGGCTGTAGCTGCCAAAGCAGAACTGATTCAGACACTCGACCGACTGGAAATCAGCAGAATTTTGGAAGAATTCCTGAAACGTCAACGCTCAATTCAAGCAATTCCTGAAGGTGAGCTCCTAGCGATCCGAATGGAACTGGTTGATGCAGAAGCCCAGGCAGATCTAGCGAACGCTCGACTGCTACGAACGCTCGAAGAACTTGCTTATCAGCTTGGACTCTCTGTCGAAGAGACAGACTCCCTTGTAGACAGACTCCCCCTTGAACCCGAAGTGATCCCCGAGTTGCACACTGTTCCAAAGGTAAGACTGGATCTTCAACAAAGCAGAGATCTGATTGCCTTGCGTGAATCGGAACAGGGGCGAGCAACCGTTAGTCAATGGATGGGAGGTTTGGAACTCGGCTGGATGCAGGAACAAAGTGACGCAGGTCATGAATCACGGACGGTTGAAATTAGCTGGCGGCTGCCCTTTGGTGGAGAAGGGAGCAAGCGCTCCCAGATCAGTCAGTTTCAATTGGAAGAGGCTCAGGCCGAACTAGAATTGCGACATTTGCAGATCAAGCAAGAGCAGCGGGAAGTTGAGCGCCAAAAAGAGATTGCAAACAACCATCTGATTCGCGCCAAAGCAGGCCAGGAAGATGCCGAACTTTGGATGGAGGAACAACTCTACCGCTACAACGGAATGCTGATTGGTCCTCATGAACTGCTCCAAGCCGCCAGTCGACTGCGTAGTGCACGGAGTCGACTGATTCAAGCACAGCAAGGCCAATTTATCGCCCAGATCCAGGCTCATTTTAGCCAAGCCATTGCAATCAATCTACAACCTAATGCCACTGCTGCTCCAATGGAGTCTGCAGCCAGCGGTGGCCACTAA
- a CDS encoding copper oxidase: MNTRRQFLGGLALTGGLAALSHKALANIPEIQTRNEPTTAQPVVDESCEVNYLPVTTLNGWTLEPRCRDGFKEYHLVAEPVLRELAPGTVAHLWGYNGSSPGPTIEVIEGDRVRIYVTNRLPEHTSIHWHGQRLPNGMDGVVGLNQEGIPPGKTFLYEFEAKRPGTFMYHPHADEMTQMAMGMMGFWVTHPRQPHPWIEEVDRDYCFLLGAYDIEPGAAVPKVNTMLEFNLWTWNSRIFPGLDPLVAGLNERVRIRIGNLTMTNHPIHLHGHEFEVTGTDGGPTRPESRWQEVTTDIAVGQMRQLEFIASEEGDWAFHCHKSHHTMNAMGHAVPTLIGVDHRGIAGRIARMVPGYMAMGERGMADMTEMEMAIPENTAPMMTGEGPFGSVEMGGMFNVVKVRSDLPKGVYSDPGWYAQGPRADLVSVSPKIERSSQRNQSSVVNEYFARKPMFNSKG, encoded by the coding sequence ATGAACACACGAAGACAATTCTTGGGAGGCCTAGCTTTGACCGGTGGCCTCGCTGCATTGAGTCACAAGGCTTTGGCAAACATTCCTGAAATTCAGACACGCAATGAACCAACGACTGCCCAACCTGTGGTAGATGAAAGTTGTGAGGTAAATTACTTACCTGTAACTACCTTAAACGGTTGGACTCTGGAGCCACGATGCCGTGATGGATTTAAGGAGTACCACTTGGTCGCCGAACCAGTTTTGCGGGAATTGGCGCCAGGAACTGTGGCTCACCTATGGGGATATAATGGTTCTAGCCCTGGCCCTACAATCGAGGTGATCGAAGGGGACCGAGTTCGGATCTATGTGACTAATCGTCTACCGGAACACACCAGTATTCATTGGCATGGTCAACGACTACCCAATGGAATGGATGGTGTGGTTGGTCTGAACCAAGAAGGTATTCCACCAGGAAAAACTTTTCTCTATGAGTTCGAAGCCAAACGACCTGGCACCTTCATGTACCACCCTCATGCCGATGAAATGACGCAGATGGCAATGGGTATGATGGGATTTTGGGTGACTCATCCTCGACAACCACATCCTTGGATTGAAGAGGTAGATCGAGATTATTGTTTCCTCCTCGGTGCATACGACATTGAACCAGGAGCTGCCGTGCCCAAGGTAAACACGATGCTCGAGTTCAATCTCTGGACCTGGAACAGTCGGATATTCCCCGGCCTTGATCCATTGGTGGCTGGACTGAACGAACGTGTCAGGATTCGCATCGGCAATCTGACAATGACAAACCATCCAATCCATCTTCACGGACATGAATTTGAGGTGACCGGAACAGATGGAGGACCAACAAGACCCGAATCACGCTGGCAAGAGGTGACCACTGACATTGCAGTCGGTCAGATGCGGCAGCTTGAATTCATTGCTTCTGAGGAAGGTGACTGGGCCTTTCATTGCCACAAGAGCCATCACACGATGAATGCCATGGGGCATGCTGTTCCTACACTCATTGGTGTGGACCATCGAGGTATAGCCGGCCGGATTGCCAGAATGGTTCCGGGCTACATGGCCATGGGAGAACGTGGTATGGCGGATATGACAGAAATGGAGATGGCAATCCCTGAAAACACGGCGCCAATGATGACTGGAGAAGGTCCATTCGGCAGCGTCGAAATGGGAGGCATGTTCAATGTGGTCAAGGTTCGCAGTGACTTGCCCAAAGGAGTCTATAGCGACCCAGGTTGGTATGCTCAGGGACCGAGGGCAGATTTGGTATCTGTTAGTCCAAAGATTGAACGGTCAAGCCAAAGAAACCAATCCAGTGTTGTTAATGAGTATTTTGCAAGAAAACCAATGTTTAATTCGAAAGGATGA
- a CDS encoding plastocyanin/azurin family copper-binding protein: MKKRSLLLGLSLLTAVSPVSLIAGPGHGNEEHSEGFFTRLKNAVFESYGEQLPFGRVGKSSEVSKKVAIELNDQFRFSPEVIPVAVGETLQLDFKNTGQIRHEWVIGTPFEISEHLELMRRFPDMEHDEPHNVHVDPGQSHTLVWQFNRQGRFEYACLLSGHYEAGMRGFAEVK, from the coding sequence ATGAAAAAAAGAAGTTTGCTTCTCGGGCTTAGTCTACTGACGGCTGTCTCCCCTGTTTCACTTATTGCCGGACCAGGGCATGGAAATGAAGAGCATTCCGAAGGGTTTTTTACCCGACTCAAAAATGCAGTTTTTGAAAGTTATGGTGAACAACTTCCCTTCGGTAGGGTTGGAAAGAGCAGTGAAGTCAGTAAGAAAGTCGCAATTGAGTTGAACGATCAGTTTCGATTTTCCCCTGAGGTGATCCCGGTGGCTGTTGGAGAAACGCTTCAACTGGATTTTAAGAATACTGGCCAAATACGACACGAATGGGTCATTGGAACTCCATTTGAAATTTCGGAACATCTAGAATTGATGCGCCGTTTCCCGGATATGGAGCATGATGAACCGCACAATGTTCACGTCGATCCTGGCCAGTCACACACACTGGTCTGGCAGTTTAATCGTCAGGGTCGTTTTGAATATGCTTGCTTGCTGTCAGGCCATTATGAAGCAGGCATGCGTGGATTTGCGGAGGTAAAATGA
- a CDS encoding copper-binding protein encodes MKAVKSLLLLGIFLLPQLLWAQEWVDGTIRRIDTSGQKMTIKHEEIKELLMPPMTMVFRLKDPMWTVQFKVGDPIRFRVIDLGNGRLQVIELERKQ; translated from the coding sequence ATGAAGGCAGTTAAATCACTATTGCTACTAGGAATTTTCCTGCTTCCACAATTATTGTGGGCTCAGGAATGGGTGGATGGGACCATCCGCAGAATTGACACTTCTGGTCAAAAAATGACCATTAAACATGAGGAAATCAAGGAATTATTGATGCCTCCCATGACAATGGTCTTTCGGCTCAAAGACCCAATGTGGACTGTTCAGTTCAAGGTAGGAGATCCTATTCGATTCCGAGTGATAGACTTGGGGAATGGACGGCTACAGGTCATCGAACTAGAGAGAAAACAATGA
- a CDS encoding MFS transporter produces MLGVLQHPAYRRLFAAQAVSLLGTGLASVALGLLVFELGGANAGVILGTVLAIKIIAYVTIAPVAEALLGNLPRRTVLVLLDLVRAGFVLVLPWVTEIWQIYLLIFLLQAASAGFTPLFQATIPDLLKNEEDYTKALSLSRLAYDLETLLSPVLASLLLAVVTWQGLYAGTFCGFLASAALVCTVSLPFSKKTQLPFLKRVTRGMQIYLATPRLQGGLILHGVVAAAGAMVFVNTVVLVQGHFGLNEQDTALTLTVFGIGSMLVALVSPKLLERYSERNVMLLGSLMLVISLGMATSIEKWSELLPIWMIMGFGYSMIHVPMGRLLTRSAHTKDRPALFAAHFSLSHACWLIAYPTVGWLCENLELSLTFGILALGCLLGCLLAWRAWPKIDPMDLEHRHDDLSSNHPHLSGKKVHVHPYVIDDLHPQWPGR; encoded by the coding sequence TTGTTAGGAGTTCTCCAGCACCCAGCATATCGACGTTTATTTGCTGCACAGGCTGTTAGTCTGTTGGGAACGGGTCTCGCTTCTGTCGCCTTGGGACTACTCGTCTTTGAATTGGGAGGAGCTAATGCTGGGGTGATCTTGGGCACTGTTTTAGCCATCAAGATCATCGCCTATGTGACCATTGCGCCAGTGGCCGAAGCGCTGTTGGGGAATCTTCCTCGGCGTACAGTGCTGGTTCTGCTGGACCTAGTCCGAGCTGGTTTTGTGTTGGTACTTCCCTGGGTTACTGAAATCTGGCAGATCTATTTACTGATCTTTCTGCTACAGGCTGCTTCTGCAGGCTTCACCCCTCTGTTCCAAGCTACGATTCCTGATCTGCTGAAGAATGAGGAGGACTATACCAAGGCTCTCTCCCTATCTCGGCTGGCCTACGATTTGGAAACCTTACTGAGTCCTGTCCTCGCATCGTTACTCCTAGCAGTAGTCACTTGGCAGGGACTATATGCAGGCACATTCTGCGGATTCCTGGCTTCAGCTGCCCTGGTCTGCACGGTCAGTCTACCTTTTTCCAAAAAAACTCAGTTACCCTTCCTGAAACGGGTGACCCGTGGAATGCAAATCTATCTTGCAACACCTCGTCTGCAGGGGGGACTGATCCTTCACGGTGTAGTGGCTGCCGCTGGAGCAATGGTCTTTGTCAACACGGTTGTGCTAGTACAGGGGCATTTTGGACTGAATGAGCAAGACACGGCACTGACCCTCACAGTCTTTGGGATTGGTTCGATGCTTGTTGCGCTGGTGTCTCCCAAGTTACTGGAGAGGTATTCAGAGCGAAATGTGATGTTGCTTGGCTCTTTGATGCTGGTGATCAGCCTTGGGATGGCAACAAGCATTGAGAAATGGAGCGAGCTTTTGCCCATCTGGATGATAATGGGCTTTGGGTACTCAATGATTCATGTTCCAATGGGGCGTTTGTTGACACGTTCCGCTCACACAAAGGATCGCCCAGCACTATTTGCTGCCCATTTCTCGTTATCACATGCTTGTTGGTTGATTGCTTATCCGACCGTAGGTTGGCTGTGTGAAAACTTGGAGTTGTCCCTGACTTTTGGAATTCTCGCTTTGGGATGTCTATTGGGCTGCTTGCTAGCCTGGAGAGCCTGGCCCAAAATCGACCCCATGGATCTGGAGCATCGCCATGATGACCTGAGTAGCAACCATCCACATCTGTCGGGTAAAAAAGTGCATGTTCATCCCTATGTGATTGACGATTTACATCCTCAATGGCCAGGGCGATGA